TTCATCCTTAAGGGAAGGGGAACGTACGGAATGCCAGGACACGCACTCAGTTTAATCAGGAAGAGAATTTGGAAGTACAGTCCGCTCTATCTGATGATGCTCCCGGGAATTGTCTACATGATCATTAATAATTATTTGCCTATGTTCGGTTTGTTCATCGCCTTTAAGGACATTAATTTCGTCAAAGGGATTTGGGCGAGCGATTGGGTCGGTCTTCAAAACTTCAAGTTTTTGTTCCAATCGACGGAAGCTTATGTCATTACCCGCAATACGCTTCTGTACAACGCGGCTTTCATCGTGATCGGTCTCGTCGTTGCAATAAGTTTTGCGATTCTTCTTAACGAAATTAAGAGCAGATTAGCCTCCCGTCTGTATCAAAGCATCATCATATTGCCTTTTTTGATTTCCATGGTATTGGTCAGCTATCTTGTGTATTCCCTGCTTAGCATCGAGAGCGGATTTTTGAACAAAACGATTTTGCCTGCCTTGGGCATCGAGCCCATCTCTTGGTACAACGAGCCGAAATATTGGCCGTTCATTCTTACGGTAGTCCATACCTGGAAGGGAGCCGGGTACGCATGTATCGTTTACTTGGCGGCCATCGTCGGCATCGATCCGGAGTATTATGAGGCGGCGACGCTGGACGGAGCTTCCAAATGGCAGCAAATTCGCATGATCACGATACCTTTGATCACCCCAGTCATTATCATATTGACACTTTTGGCGATCGGACGAATCTTCTACTCCGACTTCGGCCTTTTCTACCAAGTTCCGATGAACGCGGGTGCTCTCTTCAGCACCACGAACGTCGTCGATACGTATGTGTTCCGCGGACTTTTGCAGCTAGGCGATATCGGAATGTCATCCGCGGCAGGCTTCTATCAATCGCTCGTGGGCTTCGTGCTTGTTATCGTGTCCAACTATGTGATCCGAAAAGTCAATAAAGAAAACGCGTTGTTCTAGGGGTGAACATCATGAATAAGGAAAATCAGGTTTGGCAGTGGGCTGCGCATATCGTTATGGGGTTGTTTTCTGTTACCTGCTTGCTTCCGTTTATCCTTTTGGCGATGTCTTCGATCACCGAAGAAAAGACCATCTTCCAAAATGGGTATTCCTTCTTTCCGAAGCAGTTCAGCTTTGCCGCTTACGAATATTTGTGGCAGCAATCGTCGCTTATTTTCAACGCTTACGGGATTACGGTTCTCGTTACGTTAGTGGGAACGACGGCAAGCCTCCTGATCACGTCGATGCTGGCGTATCCGTTATCGCGACGCGACTTGCCAGGCGGTATGTTCTTCGCCTTCCTGCTGTTTTTCACCTTGTTGTTTAATGGCGGACTCGTTCCGACTTACTTGATTTACACCCAGGTGTTCCATATCAAAAATACGATTTGGGCGCTGATCGTTCCGGGACTGTTAATGAACGGATTTAACGTGCTCCTTATGCGTACCTTCTTCATGACCACCGTCCCCGTTCCGGTACTTGAAGCGGCAAGTATGGACGGCGCGAGCGAGTTTAAGATGTATTACAAAATTGTCATGCCGCTGTCGCTTCCGATTTTGGCCACTGTCGGTTTGTTTCAAGGGCTTGCGTACTGGAACGATTGGAACAACGGTTTAATTTATGTCACCGACCCCAAATTGTTCAGTCTGCAGAACGTGCTCAATCGGATTATGAGCGATATCCAATTTTTAGCCAGCAACAGCGAAGCAAGCGCGCAAGCGGGTACGGCGATCGCTCAGCTTCCGAGCGAGACGTTCCGCATGGCGATCGCGGTCATAGCGGTTGTCCCGATCCTGATCACGTATCCGTTCTTTCAGAAATACTTCATCAAAGGCATGACCATCGGCGCTGTCAAAGGCTGATCCAAATACACTAAGAAGGAAGTTGATCTACATGAACAAAAAGCTGAATATCGGAATTATCGGCTGCGGAGCCATTGCCAATCAAAAACATATGCCTTCGCTCGCGAAGCTGGGTCATTTGGGCAGGATGGTCGCTTTTTGCGATGTGGTGGCGGAAAGAGCAAGCAAAGCGGCAGCTGATTTCGGCGATGCGGATGCCAAGGTCTTCGAGGATTATAAGGAGCTCTTGAAGGACGGCTCTATCGATGTGGTTCATGTTCTGACCCCCAATCTGTATCATTCCCAAATTACAGTAGATGCATTGGAAGCAGGCAAGCATGTCATGTGCGAAAAGCCGATGGCGATTAACTCGATGGAAGCGAAAAGAATGCTGGATGCAGCGAAGAAGAGCGGCAAAAGACTGACGATCGGTTATCAAAACCGGTTTAAGGAAGAGTCGCAGGTGCTGAAGCGTGCCTGCATCTCCGGCGATATGGGTGAAATCTATATGGCCAAAGCCCATGCCGTTCGCAGAAAGGCAGTGCCCACCTGGGGCGTTTTTACGGATAAAAAGCTGCAGGGCGGCGGAGCACTCATCGATATCGGCACCCATGCTTTGGATTTGACGCTTTGGTGTATGGACAATTATAAGCCGAAATCGGTCACAGGTTCCGTCTATTATAAGCTGAAAGACAACATGGAAGGCAATTTATTCGGGCCTTGGGACCCGGCAACCTTCGATGTCGAGGATTCCGCGTTCGCCTTTATCAAAATGGAGGACGGTGCCACCATTTTCCTGGAATGCTCCTGGGCTCTGAACACGACGGATGCGAAAGAAGCCAAAACTTCATTGTTCGGCGTCACAGGCGGGGCCGAAATGAAGTTGGGACCGGACCGGAAAACGGAGCTCGTCTTCAATACGGCCAAGTACGGCAAATTGATGGAGATGAAGCCGAATTCGCTCTCGAGTGTCGCTTATTTCAGCGGCGCGGATGACAATCCCGGAGTATTGGAGGCGAAGCAATGGCTGGAATCCATTCTCCAGGATACGGAGCCGCTCGTCACTGCAGAACAGGCCTATGTGGTCACCCAAATCTTGGAGGCCGTTTATTTATCGGCCGAGACCGGGAAAGCGGTGGAGTTATGAGTAAAGTGAAAGTAGGCGTTATCGGCTGCGGAAATATTAGCTCGATTTATTTTCAAGCCGGGCAAACCTTTGCCAATTTCGAAATCGCCGCTTGTGCCGACTTGAATCTGGAGAGGGCACAGGCGTGCGCGGAGCAGTTTCAAATTCCAAAAGCCTGTACGGTGGAACAGCTTCTGGCCGATCCGGACATTCAGCTCATTATTAACTTGACGATTCCGGCTTCGCATGCCGACATTCATTTGCGTGCTCTGGAGGCGGGAAAACATACCTATGGGGAAAAACCGCTGGCCGTCGAGCTCGAAGACGGACGCCGCATCCTCTCGCTAGCGAAGGAAAAAAATCTGCTCGTCGGCGCCGCTCCCGATACGTTCTTGGGCGGCGGCATCCAAACCTGCCGCAAACTGATCGATGACGGCTGGATTGGTGAGCCCATCGCGGCAACCGCGTTTATGATGTACCACGGCCCGGAGAAATTTCATCCGAATCCGGATTTTCTGTATCAAAAAGGAGCCGGTCCGATGTTTGACATGGGCCCTTATTATCTTACCGCTTTAATCAACCTGATTGGACCTGTATGCCGCGTTACCGGCGCAGCCCGAACGACGTTTAAAGAACGTATGGTGCGCAATGAAACGAATTACGGCAGGAGGTTTCCGGTGGAAACCCCGACTCATATCGCCGGTATATTGGAATTTGAAAATGGAGCCGTAGGGACGATCGTCACCAGCTTCGATGTTTGGGGGACGCGCGTTCCGCACATTGAAATTCATGGTACGACGGGATCGCTTATTGTCCCTGATCCGAACCACTTTGGCGGTCCGATCTATATCAAGAGACAGGATTATACCGAATTCATCGAGGTGCCGTTAACCCACGGCTTTACGACGAACAGCCGGGGCCTCGGCGTTATGGACATGGCAAACGCAATTCTTCATGGGGGCGGGCATCGTGCAAATGGAGAGCTGGCCTATCATGTACTGGAAATCATGCATGGTTTCCATTTCGCCGCAAACGAAGGAAAGCATTACGAGATAAAGAGCACCTGCTCGAAACCGGCGCCTTTGAACATGAATTTGCTCAAAAACGGAATGGCGAACGGGTATACAATCTAAGGGAGAAATCAAAATGAGCTTATCTATCGGACTGCAAGTGTTTTCGATTCGAAAGGAATTGGCCAAAGATTTCTGGGGAACGCTCGAGAAAGTGGCCGAAATCGGGTATAAACATATTGAGTTTGCGAACCATACGGCCGGCACGGATTATGGCGTAGGTTTTCATATCGATGCCGATACGCTGAGGCAAGGGTTGGACCGGCTGGGGCTGAAAGCGATATCCGCTCATATTCATCCGATAAGCCTGGACATTATCGATGGTACGATCGATTACCATCAGGCCATCGGCAACAACTCTCTAGTGTGCGGTATCGGTTTTTGGAAAAACAAAGATGACGTTTTGGCCTTCAGCAAGAACCTGAATGTGATCGGCGAAAAATGCCGCAAGCGGGGGATGGACTTTTATTATCACAATCATTTTATGGAATTTCAGGAATTCGACGGACAAACCGTGATGGATCTCATTCTGGAACATACGGACAAAGATTTCGTGAAAATCGAGCTGGATACGTATTGGACGATTAGGGGCGGGGTGGACCCGGTCGCATACCTTCGCAAACTGGGCGATCGATGCGATCTCATCCATCAGAAGGATTTAACCGCAGCGGCGAATCCCGCCAATATATTCGAGACCATCGGTCATCACTGTGAAATCAACGTCGACAAATTCCGTGAGTTTTCCAAGGTGGAATATTTTACGGAAGTGGGAGAAGGGACGATCGACATCCCGGCCATTATTAAAGAAGCCACAAATATCGGGGCCGCCAAATACATCATCGTAGAACAGGACCATTCGAGCAGAAATGAGCTCGACAGCATCGCAATGAGTTACCGCAACTTAACGAAGCTCTTGAACGATTAACCGCTGCAAGGGGGGAACGACGTGATTTCTCTGCAAAGTTTATCTGACATCATCGAACAAAGAAAGAACCGTCTCATTGACATTAACGATAAAATTTGGGGATACTGCGAAACCCGGTATGAGGAGTATCAGTCTTCCGCCCTGCTTGCCGCTGCACTTGAGGAAGAGGGATTTCAAGTTGCAAAATGTGCCGGAGGCATCGCAACGGCCTTTGTAGGAAGCTACGGCAGCGGAAAGCCCATTATTGGCATATTGGGAGAATTTGATGCCTTATCGGGACTAAGCCAGAAAGCGGGAGTGAGTGCGAAAGAAGCGCTCGTTGAGGGCGGTAATGGGCATGGCTGCGGCCATAATGTCCTTGGAACCGGATCTCTTGCCGCAGCAATAGCGATTCGTCACTACATGGAACAAAATCATTTGAGCGGCACTATCCGCTTTTATGGCTGCCCGGCTGAAGAAGGCGGCAGCGGAAAAGCGCATATGGTCAAAGCCGGTCTGTTCGATGATGTGGATGCTGCTTTAACCTGGCATCCATGGGATGAAAACCTGGCCTATCATGCCAGGATGCTGGCTACGTGCCAAGTTTATTTCAAGTTTAAGGGTACGAGTACTCATGCTTCTTTCAGTCCACATTTAGGCCGAAGCGCTTTAGATGCAGTGGAATTAATGAATGTCGGAGCGAATTATCTTCGAGAGCATATCATTCCGGATGCCAGGCTTCATTACGCGATTACCAATGCCGGAGGTTTCTCTCCGAATGTGGTTCAAGCGGAGGCGGAAGTGCTTTACAAAATCCGCGCTCCCAAGGTGCAGCAGGTTCGCGACATTCTTGACAGGGTGTGCGATATTGCCCGCGGAGCGGCATTAATGAGCGGAACGCAAATGGAAATGCAATTTGATTCGGCCTCCGCCGACCTCATTCCCAATATTACCTTGAGCTCATTAATGCATGAGCAATTTACTAAAGTAGGTGCCGAAACCTATACCCCGGAAGAATTGGATTTCGCCAGAGCGATTCAGGCGACATACTCGAGTGAGGAAATGAAAAGGGTACACGCGGGCAATGGGAAAGTACTGTCAGACAAGATCAACCCTTATTCGGTCGAACCGGATTTTCTCCATGCTTCTACAGATGTCGGGGATGTGAGTTGGATGGTTCCTACCGGCCAAATTTATGTGACCACATGTGCGTATGGAACTCCCGTGCACAGCTGGCAAATGGTCGCGCAAGGGAAATCCAGTGTCGCCCATAAAGGTTTGCTGCTGGCCGGTAAGGTTATGGCCGCTTCCGCCATAGAAATGATGCAAAATCCGGAGTTGATCGAAAAGGCCAAGGCAGAACATAAACAACAGTTGGAAGGGGAGGTTTATGTCTCCTTGCTCCCTGCGGAGGCAAAACCTGCTCCAATACGACGAGCCTGACGACGTTGCTCGCTTTTGCTTTTGCATGAGAGGGGACCAAGATGATCAATGTGGGGACATCCGGCTTGAAGTCCGTCGATACAAAAACGAATAAGAGGTTTATTTTATTTTTGCTCGGAATTACCTCGTTAGTAAACGGCTTCGCCCAATTTTTCTATAATCCCATACTGCCTTTGGTTCAGGCTGAGTTCAAAACAACCTTATACTGGGTTAATTTTACGGTAACTATGTTTACCGTTTCGATGGCGATTATGCAGGTCGTGTTCGGTTCCATGGCCGATCGCAAAGGCAGGAGGCGGGCACTGCTTATAGGTGTATTCCTGTTTGTCCTTGGCTCTTTCGGGGCTGCTTTTGCGAAATCCATCCTTGTCTTGTTGATAGCCAGGGTGGTGCAGGGGATGGGAGCCGCAGCGGTTCCGGTAGTTGCGGCAGCC
The window above is part of the Paenibacillus hamazuiensis genome. Proteins encoded here:
- a CDS encoding ABC transporter permease, which encodes MPGHALSLIRKRIWKYSPLYLMMLPGIVYMIINNYLPMFGLFIAFKDINFVKGIWASDWVGLQNFKFLFQSTEAYVITRNTLLYNAAFIVIGLVVAISFAILLNEIKSRLASRLYQSIIILPFLISMVLVSYLVYSLLSIESGFLNKTILPALGIEPISWYNEPKYWPFILTVVHTWKGAGYACIVYLAAIVGIDPEYYEAATLDGASKWQQIRMITIPLITPVIIILTLLAIGRIFYSDFGLFYQVPMNAGALFSTTNVVDTYVFRGLLQLGDIGMSSAAGFYQSLVGFVLVIVSNYVIRKVNKENALF
- a CDS encoding carbohydrate ABC transporter permease; this encodes MNKENQVWQWAAHIVMGLFSVTCLLPFILLAMSSITEEKTIFQNGYSFFPKQFSFAAYEYLWQQSSLIFNAYGITVLVTLVGTTASLLITSMLAYPLSRRDLPGGMFFAFLLFFTLLFNGGLVPTYLIYTQVFHIKNTIWALIVPGLLMNGFNVLLMRTFFMTTVPVPVLEAASMDGASEFKMYYKIVMPLSLPILATVGLFQGLAYWNDWNNGLIYVTDPKLFSLQNVLNRIMSDIQFLASNSEASAQAGTAIAQLPSETFRMAIAVIAVVPILITYPFFQKYFIKGMTIGAVKG
- a CDS encoding Gfo/Idh/MocA family protein, yielding MNKKLNIGIIGCGAIANQKHMPSLAKLGHLGRMVAFCDVVAERASKAAADFGDADAKVFEDYKELLKDGSIDVVHVLTPNLYHSQITVDALEAGKHVMCEKPMAINSMEAKRMLDAAKKSGKRLTIGYQNRFKEESQVLKRACISGDMGEIYMAKAHAVRRKAVPTWGVFTDKKLQGGGALIDIGTHALDLTLWCMDNYKPKSVTGSVYYKLKDNMEGNLFGPWDPATFDVEDSAFAFIKMEDGATIFLECSWALNTTDAKEAKTSLFGVTGGAEMKLGPDRKTELVFNTAKYGKLMEMKPNSLSSVAYFSGADDNPGVLEAKQWLESILQDTEPLVTAEQAYVVTQILEAVYLSAETGKAVEL
- a CDS encoding Gfo/Idh/MocA family protein, yielding MSKVKVGVIGCGNISSIYFQAGQTFANFEIAACADLNLERAQACAEQFQIPKACTVEQLLADPDIQLIINLTIPASHADIHLRALEAGKHTYGEKPLAVELEDGRRILSLAKEKNLLVGAAPDTFLGGGIQTCRKLIDDGWIGEPIAATAFMMYHGPEKFHPNPDFLYQKGAGPMFDMGPYYLTALINLIGPVCRVTGAARTTFKERMVRNETNYGRRFPVETPTHIAGILEFENGAVGTIVTSFDVWGTRVPHIEIHGTTGSLIVPDPNHFGGPIYIKRQDYTEFIEVPLTHGFTTNSRGLGVMDMANAILHGGGHRANGELAYHVLEIMHGFHFAANEGKHYEIKSTCSKPAPLNMNLLKNGMANGYTI
- a CDS encoding sugar phosphate isomerase/epimerase family protein encodes the protein MSLSIGLQVFSIRKELAKDFWGTLEKVAEIGYKHIEFANHTAGTDYGVGFHIDADTLRQGLDRLGLKAISAHIHPISLDIIDGTIDYHQAIGNNSLVCGIGFWKNKDDVLAFSKNLNVIGEKCRKRGMDFYYHNHFMEFQEFDGQTVMDLILEHTDKDFVKIELDTYWTIRGGVDPVAYLRKLGDRCDLIHQKDLTAAANPANIFETIGHHCEINVDKFREFSKVEYFTEVGEGTIDIPAIIKEATNIGAAKYIIVEQDHSSRNELDSIAMSYRNLTKLLND
- a CDS encoding M20 family metallopeptidase: MISLQSLSDIIEQRKNRLIDINDKIWGYCETRYEEYQSSALLAAALEEEGFQVAKCAGGIATAFVGSYGSGKPIIGILGEFDALSGLSQKAGVSAKEALVEGGNGHGCGHNVLGTGSLAAAIAIRHYMEQNHLSGTIRFYGCPAEEGGSGKAHMVKAGLFDDVDAALTWHPWDENLAYHARMLATCQVYFKFKGTSTHASFSPHLGRSALDAVELMNVGANYLREHIIPDARLHYAITNAGGFSPNVVQAEAEVLYKIRAPKVQQVRDILDRVCDIARGAALMSGTQMEMQFDSASADLIPNITLSSLMHEQFTKVGAETYTPEELDFARAIQATYSSEEMKRVHAGNGKVLSDKINPYSVEPDFLHASTDVGDVSWMVPTGQIYVTTCAYGTPVHSWQMVAQGKSSVAHKGLLLAGKVMAASAIEMMQNPELIEKAKAEHKQQLEGEVYVSLLPAEAKPAPIRRA